A region from the Salvelinus fontinalis isolate EN_2023a chromosome 23, ASM2944872v1, whole genome shotgun sequence genome encodes:
- the LOC129821319 gene encoding bromodomain adjacent to zinc finger domain protein 2B-like isoform X4, giving the protein MESGERLASPSSAPSSLHITTSAASSVGSSPAPASAKTPSSKCSVTPSHAALGSPLTTCGHLFRAAGDQHFNMSTVSSAFPIVNHPAFGLYTTSSGRSEFGGLGSLGMSAALAAHSQLGAFPEWWRAAEAQGRGAAAFFPHLLGLPPMFLPQLQQSHDLSPFQARTPSKNGRATAKGVNGAVNGSRISTVSGSSFSTTATTFSTQGNTEKQKATNGSVRSRKSHQHVTQVKEKSVQKTKEKKLSKKPVEASSNSDSESGSSSDISSDGVNSSDSDDLDEEDDDDDQSNDSDDSDSEKESRVKRTIKSLTRSTAGSKKRPHTAEGENARDSRSGLLQKHPDEAFLHFLRYPLQPSPQPPALSQSTSLVFQSSRNREEELKQHTSVIQATGLASTKPLALVKPRREASSSPQPTRHFSLSSSPKPFSLSSSPKPNSLSSSPNPVSLCSSPKPLSLSSSPKPLSLSSSPKPPTLSPSHNPKSRTGSPKPLTLSDSMKSGSRNFLDETLLHINNFKLKQPFVSQEHFKQAFPLPVMRQDLFKSPKKKKMAASSSSSLASPSSLAPPKLSPETPSSHRLPSPHTNHSNLFLASSLLGAHPKGVIHSEVQDAPLALINKPRSSSQNRSTINNPLLAATSPPFPMPVNLSTGHKEHSSGALGWASTSPGLAHRAGKSKAQQKALHTGKGISQTHLVQSQVELFRGTESDIPSSKDSDDSDSDDEHDDDDEEEDSDDSLSESESNLESDSDDVKDRDETTTDTEADRTPLKRAKGSSSLLDTTSSSLSASCSPLNLQVIKASSGLPTPAMVTSSGALAYHSTPSSSYTLCSTPPGTGKRRRVTDERKLRTPLEFGWQRETRICNVAGRLQGDVAYYAPCGKKLRQYPDVMKYVSRNGISDITRDHFSFSAKIRVGDFYEAREGPQGLQWSLLTEDEVIPRILAMEGRRGHPPKPEHQRRGDEGPRSRRSKGRLPNVGEADFPGATDAKLLRKLEAQEIARQAAQMKMMRKVEKQAMALAAKEARKQQAIMAAEEKRKQKEQVKIVKQQEKIKRIQQIQMEKELRAQQILETKRKKKEEAANAKIMEAEKRIKEKEMRRQQAVILKHQELERHRLDMVWERERRRQHMMLTKAMDARKKTEERERVKQEKKDEKRLNKERKLELRRLELEIAKELKKPNEDMCLADHKPLPELSRIPGLVLPGSSFSDCLMVMQFLRSFGKVLGFDVDAHIPNLSVLQEGLLNLGDSMGQVQDLLVRMLSAVVCDPGLPPGHRTKTALGDHLSNVGINRDNVSEVLRVYMEAHCGGTELQTDLGEVTASLKTKAFQAHTATQKASVLAFLVNELSCSKSVVSEIDKNIDHMTNLRRDKWVIEGTLRKLRTSYAKKTGKRDSSVGGEETQSLGTPTPGQKRKRKGGDSEEDEDDDEDSEDQGDEDDEEEEEEEEERGKKGKKVETCEDEDDGDQTSSVEELEKQIDKLTKQQSQIRRKLFESSHSLRSMMFGQDRYKRRYWVLPQCGGVFVEGMESGEGAEELGKERERLRSTELVQVKEEVERRPQEVEGRLGASTLEGSRDKHTATPDKHSLNLFLQKPGSFSKLSKLLEVAKMSPDSDNHPHSLSCSLAKVPTTVSSPIRPSIQTTLPSNPSASPSPLCPEVKAEPSTALLSPPYLSSGPGKMSSSPQQLQPNDQLFRVLTEKNCHWFSLLPRSPCDESSVTTSSTTTPPASSPYSSSTTRPKSPSSLSSNPLASTSASPSNLTTGINNFPFSALQQVKSGVHMIGLPFCGWPSGMMIPTLPFSASPLPPSTLAAAYHHVEGNGNPFLALPPGEKPPSAPSPVVEVAKTQDYPDPLPIPEEMLSGWWRVADMEELRSLVKGLHCRGIRERALQKQIQKHMEYIAQACAKNRDAAVIDESKLEENGVSEETVESWCVEEQAMEMDIAVLQQVEELERKVTSASLQVKGWMYPEPQSEREDLVYHEHKPFSKLLLAGEEQIAGEEAANGGCSLVRRVNNPLDIAVTRLAELERNIERRGEEELAPGMKVWRKAMGEVCSAAQLSLCIQQLQKSIAWERSIMKVASGQSPKSKKQQQSRAGAAVRGGKRTTEVKQNRKPSSVASGEVSEDDAASTSSSTPKKVSKETKKRKSPGEGSPATKQSKQDSTPVCVKKAKTATSARDNEKDLTLCRVLLVELEGHQDAWPFLNPVNPKSVPGYKKVIRKPMDFYTIREKLVNSQYLNLETFIIDVNLVFDNCEKFNEDNSDIGRAGHNMRSFFENRWNELLKQTN; this is encoded by the exons GACACTTGTTTCGGGCGGCAGGCGATCAACATTTCAACATGTCTACGGTCTCAAGTGCCTTTCCCATCGTCAACCACCCAGCATTTGGTCTGTACACTACCAGCTCAGGGCGCTCAGAGTTTGGAGGCCTGGGCTCCCTGGGCATGTCTGCTGCCTTGGCTGCTCACTCCCAGCTAGGTGCCTTTCCAG AATGGTGGCGGGCAGCTGAGGCTCAGGGGCGGGGAGCTGCAGCCTTCTTTCCCCATCTCCTGGGGCTCCCGCCCATGTTCCTACCCCAACTCCAGCAGAGCCACGACCTCAGCCCCTTCCAGGCCCGCACCCCCAGCAAGAACGGACGAGCCACAGCCAAAg GAGTGAACGGAGCTGTGAATGGCAGCAGGATCTCCACGGTGTCTGGGAGCAGCTTCAGCACAACCGCCACTACGTTCTCAACACAGGGGAACACGGAGAAACAGAAAGCCACCAACGGAAGCGTCAGAAGCCGCAAAAGCCACCAGCATGTGACCCAAGTGAAGGAGAAGAGCGTTCAGAAAACTAAAGAGAAG AAACTCAGCAAGAAACCAGTGGAGGCGTCCAGCAACAGTGACAGCGAATCAGGTTCTTCCTCGGATATCTCCAGCGACGGGGTGAACAGCAGTGACTCAGACGACCTAGACGAGGAGGATGACGATGACGATCAGAGCAACGACAGCGACGATTCTGACTCGGAGAAGGAGAGCCGTGTAAAGAGGACTATTAAG aGCCTGACACGGAGCACTGCCGGCAGCAAGAAGAGACCCCACACTGCTGAAGGCGAGAACGCTCGGGACAGCCGGAGTGGTCTGcttcagaaacatccagatgaGGCCTTTCTCCATTTCCTCCGCTACCCGCTCCAACCCTCACCCCAGCCCCCAGCGCTGTCCCAGTCCACATCCCTAGTCTTCCagagctccaggaacagggaggaAGAACTCAAGCAGCACACCAGTGTGATCCAGGCTACAGGGCTGGCCAGTACTAAACCCTTGGCTCTGGTCAAACCACGCAGGGAGGCCTCATCGTCTCCTCAACCCACCaggcacttctctctctcttcctcacccaaACCCTTTTCTCTTTCTTCTTCACCTAAACCaaactctctctcttcatctcccaaTCCcgtctccctctgctcctctccgaagcccttgtctctctcctcctcacccaagcctctctctctgtcttcgtCCCCCAAACCACCCACCCTTTCGCCCTCACACAACCCCAAATCTCGGACGGGCTCCCCCAAACCCCTCACCTTGTCTGACAGTATGAAGTCGGGAAGCCGAAACTTCCTGGATGAAACCTTGTTACACATCAACAACTTTAAATTGAAACAG CCCTTCGTCTCCCAGGAGCACTTCAAACAGGCCTTCCCTCTGCCAGTGATGCGTCAGGATCTGTTCAAGAGCCCGAAGAAAAAGAAAATGGCCGCCTCGTCGTCCTCCTCATTAGCATCGCCCTCCTCATTAGCACCGCCCAAACTGTCTCCAGAGACCCCGAGCAGTCACAGGCTCCCTTCTCCACACACCAACCACTCCAACCTGTTCCTGGCCTCCTCCCTCCTTGGCGCCCACCCCAAAGGGGTGATCCACAGCGAGGTGCAGGACGCCCCCCTGGCCCTCATCAACAAGCCTCGCAGCAGCAGTCAGAACAGGAGCACCATCAACAATCCTCTCCTGGCTGCCACCAGCCCACCCTTCCCTATGCCTGTCAACCTGAGCACTGGGCATAAGGAGCACAGCTCTGGAGCCCTAGGCTGGGCCTCTACCTCACCGGGCCTGGCCCACAGAGCTGGGAAGAGCAAGGCCCAGCAAAAGGCTCTCCACACAGGGAAAGGTATCTCCCAGACCCACCTGGTGCAGTCCCAGGTGGAGCTGTTCCGGGGCACAGAGTCTGACATCCCCAGCAGCAAGGACTCTGACGACTCCGACTCCGATGATGAACATGATGACGACGACGAGGAGGAGGATTCTGATGACAGCCTATCAG AGTCTGAGAGTAATCTGGAGAGCGACTCGGACGATGTGAAGGACCGCGACGAGACCACTACGGACACGGAGGCAGATAGGACCCCTCTGAAGCGTGCCAAAGGCTCCTCTTCTCTACTCGACACCACCTCCTCGAGCCTCTCAGCCAGCTGCTCCCCTCTCAACCTCCAGGTCATCAAGGCATCCAGTGGCCTGCCCACCCCAGCCATGGTGACCAGCTCTGGGGCCTTGGCCTACCACAGCACCCCCTCTTCCTCATATACTCTCTGCTCCACTCCACCAG gaacagggaagagaaggagagtgacggaTGAGAGAAAGCTGCGGACACCTCTAGAGTTTGG GTGGCAGAGAGAGACTCGTATCTGTAATGTGGCGGGCCGTCTGCAGGGCGATGTGGCGTACTACGCCCCGTGTGGGAAGAAGCTCCGGCAGTACCCCGACGTGATGAAG TATGTGTCCAGAAATGGAATAAGTGACATCACACGCGATCATTTTAGCTTCAGTGCAAAAATAAGGGTTGGTGACTTCTATGAAGCCAGAGAAGGACCCCAG GGATTGCAGTGGAGCTTGTTGACCGAGGATGAGGTGATTCCTCGTATCCTGGCCATGGAGGGGAGGCGTGGGCATCCCCCTAAGCCTGAGCaccagaggagaggtgatgagggCCCCAGGTCCAGGCGAAGTAAGGGTCGACTTCCTAACGTTGGCGAGGCCGACTTCCCAGGCGCCACTGACGCCAAACTTCTACGCAAACTGGAAGCTCAAG AGATAGCTCGACAAGCAGCCCAGATGAAAATGATGAGGAAAGTTGAAAAGCAGGCCATGGCACTAGCAGCCAAGGAGGCAAGAAAACAACAAG cAATCATGGCTGCTGAGGAGAAGCGGAAACAGAAGGAGCAAGTGAAGATTGTAAAGCAGCAG GAGAAGATCAAGCGCATTCAGCAAATTCAAATGGAGAAGGAGCTCAGAGCGCAGCAGATTCTCGAG ACTAAAAGGAAAAAGAAGGAAGAAGCGGCAAATGCCAAAATAATGGAGGCTGAGAAACGAATCAAG gagaaggagatgaggaggcaACAAGCAGTCATTTTGAAACACCAG GAGTTGGAGAGGCATAGACTAGATATGGTATGG gagagggagaggcggaggcaGCACATGATGCTGACGAAGGCCATGGACGCCCGTAAGAAAACAGAG GAGCGGGAGCGCGTAAAGCAGGAGAAGAAGGATGAGAAACGGTTAAACAAGGAGCGGAAATTGGAGCTTAGAAGACTGGAACTGGAAATTGCCAAGGAGCTGAAGAAGCCAAATGAAGACATGTGCTTAGCAGATCACAAG CCTCTCCCAGAGTTATCCCGTATTCCCGGCCTGGTTCTACCAGGAAGCAGCTTCTCTGACTGCCTGATGGTGATGCAGTTCCTGCGGAGCTTTGGGAAGGTGCTGGGCTTCGACGTGGACGCCCACATACCCAACCTGAGcgtgctgcaggagggcctgctCAACCTGGGAGACAGCATGGGACAGGTCCAGGACCTGCTGGTGCGCATGCTCTCTGCTGTGGTGTGTGACCCCGGACTGCCACCAGGACACCGG ACCAAGACTGCCCTGGGGGACCACCTGAGTAATGTGGGCATCAACCGGGATAACGTGTCGGAGGTGCTGCGGGTCTACATGGAGGCTCACTGTGGAGGGACGGAGCTGCAGACTGACCTGGGGGAGGTCACGGCCAGTCTGAAGACCAAGGCTTTCCAGgcccacacagccacacagaagGCCTCGGTCCTGGCCTTCCTGGTCAACGAGCTGTCCTGCAGTAAGAGTGTGGTCAG CGAGATCGACAAGAACATCGATCACATGACCAACCTGCGACGGGACAAGTGGGTCATCGAGGGCACGCTTCGCAA GCTGAGGACCAGCTACGCCAAGAAGACTGGGAAGAGGGACAGCAGTGTGGGGGGAGAGGAGACCCAGTCCCTGGGTACACCCACCCCCGGACAGAAACgcaagaggaaaggaggggacaGCGAGGAAGACGAGGATGATGACGAGGACAGCGAGGATCAGGGGGATGAAgacgacgaggaggaggaggaggaggaggaggagagagggaagaaggggaAGAAAGTGGAAACCTGTGAGGATGAG GATGATGGGGACCAGACATCCAGTGTAGAGGAGCTGGAGAAACAGATTGACAAATTAACCAAG cAACAGAGTCAGATCAGACGGAAGCTGTTTGAGTCGTCCCACTCGTTGCGCTCCATGATGTTCGGCCAGGACCGCTACAAGCGGCGTTATTGGGTGCTGCCGCAGTGTGGGGGCGTCTTTGTGGAGGGTATGGAGAGTGGCGAAG GAGCAGAGGAgctgggaaaggagagagagagactaaggagCACAGAGCTGGTccaggtgaaggaggaggtggaaaGGAGGCCgcaggaggtggaggggaggcTAGGGGCGTCCACCCTGGAGGGTAGCCGTGACAAGCACACCGCCACACCAGACAAGCACAGCCTCAACCTCTTCCTCCAGAAGCCCGGCTCCTTCTCCAAACTCAGCAAACTCCTGGAGGTGGCCAAGATGTCCCCGGACTCAGACAACCACCCTCACAGTCTGAGCTGTAGTCTAGCCAAAGTCCCCACCACAGTATCCTCCCCTATCCGCCCCAGCATTCAGACTACACTACCCAGCAACCCCTCTGCATCTCCCTCTCCGCTGTGTCCAGAGGTGAAAGCGGAGCCTTCCACAGCCCTCCTCAGCCCGCCCTACCTCAGCAGCGGCCCAGGGAAGATGTCCTCCAGCCCCCAGCAGCTCCAGCCCAATGACCAGCTCTTCAGGGTGCTGACGGAGAAGAACTGCCACTGGTTCAGCTTGCTTCCCCGCTCCCCGTGTGACGAGTCGTCCGTCACCACcagctccaccaccacccccccggCCTCCTCCCCCTATTCCTCCTCAACCACCAGGCCCAAGTCCCCCTCCTCCCTGTCTTCTAATCCCCTAGCCTCCACCTCAGCCAGCCCCAGCAATCTCACCACTGGGATCAATAACTTCCCTTTTTCAGCTCTCCAG CAGGTGAAGTCTGGCGTCCATATGATAGGTCTGCCATTCTGTGGATGGCCCAGTGGCATGATGATCCCCACCCTGCCCTTCTCTGCCAGTCCACTGCCCCCCTCCACGCTGGCCGCTGCCTACCACCATGTGGAGGGTAACGGCAACCCCTTCCTGGCATTGCCCCCTGGAGAGAAGCCCCCCTCTGCCCCGTCCCCCGTGGTGGAGGTGGCCAAGACCCAGGACTACCCCGACCCACTGCCCATTCCAGAGG agatgCTGTCAGGCTGGTGGAGAGTGGCAGacatggaggagttgaggagctTGGTCAAGGGCTTGCACTGCAGAGGTATCAGAGAGAGGGCCCTGCAGAAACAGATCCAGAAACACATGGAGTACATTGCACAGGCCTGTGCCAAGAACAGAGATG CGGCGGTGATAGACGAGTCCAAGCTGGAAGAGAACGGGGTGAGCGAGGAGACAGTGGAGAGCTGGTGTGTGGAGGAGCAGGCCATGGAGATGGACATCGCTGTTCTGCAACAGGTGGAGGAGCTGGAGAGGAAGGTCACTTCGGCCAGCCTGCAGGTTAAG GGTTGGATGTATCCAGAGccccagtcagagagagaggacctgGTCTACCATGAACACAAGCCCTTCAGTAAGCTGCTTCTAGCAGGAGAGGAGCAGATTGCAGGGGAGGAGGCGGCCAACGGCGGCTGCAGCCTGGTGCGGCGCGTCAACAACCCCCTAGATATAGCTGTAACGCGGCTAGCCGAGCTGGAGAGGAACATCGAGCGAAG GGGGGAAGAGGAACTGGCCCCGGGCATGAAGGTATGGCGCAAGGCCATGGGCGAGGTCTGCAGCGCCGCCCAACTGTCTCTCTGCATCCAGCAGCTCCAGAAGTCCATTGCCTGGGAGAGATCCATCATGAAAGTG GCAAGCGGTCAATCCCCCAAGAGTAAGAAGCAGCAGCAGAGCCGAGCGGGGGCAGCCGTGCGAGGAGGGAAGAGAACCACCGAGGTAAAACAGAACAGGAAACCGTCGTCTGTAGCCAGCGGAGAGGTCTCTGAGGACGATGCTGCCAGCACCAGCAGCAGCACGCCAAAAAAAGTGAGTAAAGAGACCAAAAAGAGGAAGAGCCCAggagaggggagcccagccaccAAGCAGTCCAAGCAGGACAGTACTCCCGTCTGTGTGAAGAAGGCGAAGACGGCCACATCAGCCAGAGACAATGAAAAGGATCTGACGTTGTGCAG GGTGCTACTGGTTGAGCTGGAGGGTCACCAGGATGCCTGGCCCTTCCTGAACCCTGTCAACCCTAAATCTGTCCCTGGCTACAAGAAAGTCATCAGGAAACCCATGGATTTCTACACAATCCGAGAGAAGCTCGTCAACAGCCA GTACTTGAACCTCGAGACGTTTATAATCGACGTTAACTTGGTTTTTGATAACTGCGAAAAGTTTAATGAAGACAATTCGGACATTGGACGAGCCGGACACAACATGAGGAGTTTTTTTGAGAATAGATGGAATGAGCTGTTAAAACAAACCAACTAG